The nucleotide sequence ATCTACTTGAGGCGGCGCGGAAGGAGGGGGTTCGAAAATTCGTGTTCGCCTCCTCCTCCGCCATCTACGGCGATGCGCCGGGAGATGTCCGGACCGAAGATATGCCCCCGCAGCCGCTTTCTCCCTACGCCGTCTCCAAGCGCGCCGGTGAACTCTATCTCCAGCTCTATCACCGTCTCCATGGGATGGATACGGTGGCCTTGCGCTACTTCAACGTCTTCGGTCCCCGGCAGGACCCGGCCTCCCAGTATGCCGCCGTGGTGCCGATCTTCACGGCGCGCCTTCTCCGGGGGGAGCGGCCCACCATCTACGGCGACGGCGGCCAGTCCCGCGATTTCACCTATGTGGGCAACGTCGTTTCGGGAAACCTTCTGGCCCTCAGGGCGGAGGGCGTCGGGGGGGAGATATTCAACCTCGCGGCCGGGTCCAACCATTCGGTGAACGATCTCTTCCGGCGGATTCGGGATCTGGCCGGCGCCGAAAACGTGGAGGCCGAATATGCTCCGCCCCGGGAGGGGGAT is from bacterium and encodes:
- a CDS encoding SDR family oxidoreductase codes for the protein MARILVTGGGGFIGSHLARALLEEGNRVRVLDSFLTGKRENLSEIRGDIELIDDPEGVTSPEVCARAVKGVDGILHQGALPSVPRSIADPAETDRINVGGTLNLLEAARKEGVRKFVFASSSAIYGDAPGDVRTEDMPPQPLSPYAVSKRAGELYLQLYHRLHGMDTVALRYFNVFGPRQDPASQYAAVVPIFTARLLRGERPTIYGDGGQSRDFTYVGNVVSGNLLALRAEGVGGEIFNLAAGSNHSVNDLFRRIRDLAGAENVEAEYAPPREGDVRRSEADVSKAEKMLGYRTLVSFEEGLQETVAWYREHSPENS